A window of Natronolimnobius sp. AArcel1 contains these coding sequences:
- a CDS encoding glucose-6-phosphate isomerase, protein MNIDIGNALATVASPGVSKESLERLDAQVADAHERIEQGMANSEHGYEALNLPENVDPDDIRQAVKPVADADALITVGIGGSALGAATLTDALADESDTEAIYLDNVDPDWVSSHLERLDLESAAINVVSRSGTTAETLANFLVVREAFEDAGVDWTERTIVTTGESGPLRDLSDRHDLPSLKVPDGVPGRFSALSAVGLVAAEVCGHDVEALLEGAAAERETLTGSLFDCPAYAYGATSYALDQRGAAINAMMPYAESLETSAEWFAQLWAESLGKDDLGQTPARALGVTDQHSQLQLYRAGPRDKLVTFVVPQEQSDRAIPDTEVEDLAYLGDSTLGELLSAEFEATEASLAAAGRPNVRIELERVDEYELGGFLYAMEAACVLAGELYGVNTFEQPAVEWAKKATRGLLGGGDFEEADAVAEKTELRIER, encoded by the coding sequence ATGAACATCGATATCGGCAATGCACTTGCCACCGTTGCGTCGCCGGGCGTCTCGAAGGAGAGCCTCGAGCGACTGGACGCACAGGTCGCGGACGCACACGAACGCATCGAGCAGGGGATGGCAAATTCCGAACACGGTTACGAGGCACTGAACCTCCCCGAGAACGTCGATCCCGACGACATCCGCCAGGCCGTCAAACCGGTCGCGGACGCCGACGCGCTCATCACGGTCGGCATTGGCGGCAGCGCACTCGGCGCGGCGACACTCACGGACGCACTCGCCGACGAGAGCGACACCGAGGCCATCTACCTCGACAACGTCGACCCCGACTGGGTCTCGAGTCACCTCGAGCGACTGGATCTCGAGAGCGCGGCGATCAACGTGGTCTCGCGCTCGGGAACCACCGCGGAGACGCTCGCGAACTTTCTGGTCGTCCGCGAGGCGTTCGAGGACGCTGGCGTCGACTGGACCGAACGCACAATCGTAACGACCGGCGAGTCCGGCCCGCTTCGGGACCTCTCGGATCGCCACGATCTCCCCTCGCTGAAAGTGCCGGACGGCGTTCCTGGCCGTTTTTCGGCGCTCTCTGCTGTGGGACTGGTCGCCGCCGAAGTCTGTGGCCACGATGTTGAGGCCTTGCTCGAGGGCGCTGCTGCCGAGCGTGAGACGCTTACTGGCTCGTTGTTTGACTGTCCGGCCTACGCTTACGGCGCGACGAGTTACGCACTCGACCAACGCGGCGCGGCGATCAACGCGATGATGCCCTACGCGGAGTCACTCGAGACCTCGGCGGAGTGGTTCGCCCAGCTCTGGGCCGAGAGCCTCGGCAAAGACGACCTCGGGCAGACGCCCGCTCGAGCGCTCGGCGTGACTGACCAGCACTCCCAACTCCAACTCTACCGCGCGGGACCGCGAGACAAACTCGTCACCTTCGTCGTGCCTCAGGAGCAGTCGGATCGAGCGATTCCCGACACCGAGGTCGAGGACCTTGCCTATCTCGGCGATTCGACGCTCGGCGAACTGCTCTCCGCGGAGTTCGAGGCGACCGAAGCGAGCCTCGCCGCTGCAGGCCGACCGAACGTCCGAATCGAACTCGAGCGCGTCGACGAGTACGAACTCGGCGGGTTTCTGTACGCGATGGAAGCGGCCTGCGTGCTCGCGGGCGAACTGTACGGCGTCAACACGTTCGAACAGCCGGCCGTCGAATGGGCGAAAAAGGCGACTCGAGGGCTACTCGGCGGCGGCGACTTCGAAGAGGCTGACGCGGTTGCGGAGAAGACGGAACTGCGCATCGAGCGATGA
- a CDS encoding RNA-guided endonuclease TnpB family protein, translated as MKRTNTFAVRPLSNKGEQLLLDLLDASAALWNEVNYERLMRYNDEDGYEDEDVWDTDTGRLEGTYKGVLGASTAQQVIRKNSEAWRGFFDTKNKYHDESNTSVTEHPEPPGFWGNKDDGRKLHTVIRNTSYTIKWGDCSRLEILVGSELKDQYGHTGRLRLEIAGNPNWSEYEKQGRLDLWYDETDSTFRASQPVTVSDDARDTPLADKKAALDIGANNLVACTTTTGEQYLYEGRELFQRFRETTREIARLQSKLEEGQYSSKRIRRLYRKRTRRRDHAEEALCRDLLERLYKGGVDTVYIGGLTDVLDTHWSVETNAKTHNFWAFKKFTKRLACSAEEYGITVEVRSEAWTSQECPQCGGTDRTTRHQDTLTCPCGFEGHADLTASETFLRRHAEQAVGLMARPVRFEWDDHDWSGIPYPHESPKEQRTDPSTVHRDGNIASGELA; from the coding sequence GTGAAGCGCACCAACACGTTCGCCGTGCGCCCGCTCTCCAACAAGGGAGAGCAACTGCTACTAGACTTGTTGGACGCTTCCGCCGCTCTCTGGAACGAGGTTAACTACGAACGCCTCATGCGGTACAACGACGAAGACGGCTACGAAGACGAGGACGTGTGGGACACCGATACTGGCCGACTCGAAGGCACGTACAAAGGCGTTCTCGGTGCGTCCACCGCCCAACAAGTGATACGGAAGAACTCCGAAGCATGGCGTGGGTTCTTCGATACGAAGAACAAGTATCACGACGAGTCGAATACGTCAGTCACTGAACACCCGGAGCCACCGGGGTTCTGGGGCAACAAAGACGACGGACGAAAACTGCATACCGTCATCCGCAACACGTCGTACACCATCAAATGGGGAGACTGTTCCCGGCTCGAAATACTGGTCGGGAGCGAATTGAAAGACCAATACGGCCACACCGGGCGTCTCCGGCTGGAAATCGCTGGCAACCCGAATTGGTCCGAGTACGAGAAACAGGGCCGGTTAGACTTGTGGTACGACGAGACAGACAGCACCTTCCGAGCTTCGCAACCCGTGACTGTTTCTGACGATGCGCGGGACACTCCACTGGCCGATAAAAAGGCCGCTCTGGATATTGGTGCAAACAATCTCGTTGCCTGTACCACAACGACTGGCGAGCAATACCTGTATGAGGGCCGTGAGTTGTTCCAGCGGTTCCGCGAGACGACGCGAGAAATCGCCCGGTTACAGTCGAAACTCGAAGAAGGCCAATACAGTAGCAAGCGTATCCGGCGGCTGTACCGTAAGCGAACCCGCCGCCGCGACCACGCCGAAGAGGCACTGTGTCGTGATCTGCTGGAACGTCTGTACAAGGGCGGTGTGGACACGGTGTATATCGGTGGCTTGACTGACGTGCTGGACACGCACTGGTCGGTCGAGACAAACGCCAAGACGCACAACTTCTGGGCGTTCAAGAAATTCACCAAACGGTTGGCGTGTTCCGCCGAAGAATACGGTATCACGGTCGAAGTGCGGTCGGAAGCGTGGACCAGTCAAGAGTGCCCGCAGTGCGGCGGCACAGACCGCACCACACGGCATCAGGACACGCTCACCTGCCCGTGCGGGTTCGAGGGGCACGCCGATCTCACTGCGTCGGAAACGTTCCTGAGACGGCACGCAGAGCAGGCAGTCGGGCTGATGGCACGGCCCGTGCGGTTCGAGTGGGACGACCATGATTGGTCGGGAATACCATATCCTCACGAAAGTCCCAAAGAACAGCGCACAGACCCGAGTACCGTCCACCGTGACGGGAATATTGCCTCCGGGGAATTGGCATAG
- a CDS encoding DNA methyltransferase, protein MQTDLSLEYAHPDELPPGHANEVRTPATLVEHFLREYSEPGDRVIDPFAGYGTTLTVADRLDREPYGIEYDADRVEYIEGQLETAEAVRHGDVLELEASWIPACDCCFTSPPFMWKDDERNPFENYGGESTYEAYLADIETAFTRLESVLHPDSAVIIDVANMKHEGEVVVTWDDDGDNDRDGNFGYGYDHSYCLVFRNRAE, encoded by the coding sequence ATGCAGACAGATCTATCGCTCGAGTACGCTCATCCAGACGAGTTACCACCCGGACACGCAAACGAGGTGCGAACGCCGGCCACGCTCGTCGAGCACTTCCTGCGGGAGTACTCCGAACCCGGTGATCGGGTCATCGATCCGTTCGCCGGGTACGGAACGACACTAACGGTCGCCGACCGACTGGACCGAGAGCCGTACGGGATCGAGTACGACGCTGATCGGGTCGAATACATCGAGGGCCAACTCGAGACCGCAGAGGCCGTCCGCCACGGCGACGTGCTCGAACTCGAGGCGTCGTGGATCCCGGCCTGTGACTGTTGTTTCACGTCGCCGCCGTTTATGTGGAAAGACGACGAGCGCAACCCGTTCGAAAACTACGGCGGCGAGAGTACGTACGAGGCGTATCTCGCAGATATCGAAACCGCGTTCACTCGATTGGAATCCGTGTTACACCCGGACAGCGCAGTTATCATCGACGTTGCGAACATGAAACACGAGGGCGAGGTCGTTGTCACGTGGGACGATGACGGCGACAACGACCGCGACGGCAACTTCGGCTACGGCTACGATCACTCGTACTGTCTGGTCTTTCGAAACCGCGCCGAGTAG
- a CDS encoding CPBP family intramembrane glutamic endopeptidase — protein MTETARADDATPFGHSAVPGIGAALAAVTLAAMAVPIQRGLEDPVVWSAGGFAAVAVLAFLGSRYSVLERRVAALAALASSVGVVLLSGYAMNQGIAASVTVPGLETSISLVFAGFVTAALTAGVSMATFYGLTLGALTERSLETATMSILGFAGLLAAQISTLLIAQPAFIVTDTLSQVELIVISQLGMALGMGGLALAYVSVMDYDWSFIDLKIPTARDIVWTVGGLFVLFGALFAISMLFHTTGVESADHGTTEQAQENPEILLVLIPAAILIIGPFEELLYRNVIQKALYGTFSRYGAVVVGSVIFAVVHTQAYWTAGPGQVVASLGTIFGLSIVLGTIYERTDNLLVPALVHGVYNALLFANLYFLYG, from the coding sequence ATGACCGAGACTGCACGGGCCGACGACGCGACCCCGTTCGGACACAGCGCCGTCCCCGGAATTGGGGCCGCACTCGCTGCGGTCACCCTCGCCGCGATGGCCGTCCCGATCCAGCGCGGCCTCGAGGACCCTGTTGTCTGGAGCGCTGGAGGCTTCGCTGCCGTCGCCGTTCTCGCCTTTCTTGGCAGTCGCTACAGTGTCCTCGAGCGGCGGGTCGCTGCACTGGCCGCACTCGCCTCGAGTGTCGGCGTCGTCCTTCTCTCTGGCTACGCGATGAATCAGGGCATCGCTGCCTCGGTGACGGTCCCCGGCCTCGAGACCTCGATTTCGCTCGTCTTTGCGGGCTTCGTCACGGCAGCGCTGACTGCCGGTGTGAGTATGGCTACGTTCTACGGACTCACGCTTGGTGCACTCACAGAACGCAGTCTCGAGACGGCAACGATGTCAATTCTGGGCTTTGCCGGACTGTTGGCAGCACAGATTTCCACACTGCTAATTGCCCAGCCGGCCTTTATTGTCACTGACACCCTCTCACAAGTCGAACTGATCGTCATCAGCCAACTCGGAATGGCACTCGGGATGGGTGGACTCGCACTCGCGTACGTCTCCGTCATGGACTACGACTGGTCGTTTATCGACCTCAAGATCCCGACAGCACGCGATATCGTCTGGACGGTCGGGGGCTTGTTCGTCCTCTTTGGTGCCTTATTTGCGATTTCGATGCTGTTTCACACGACTGGTGTCGAAAGCGCAGACCACGGCACAACTGAACAAGCACAAGAGAACCCCGAAATCCTGCTCGTGTTGATTCCAGCGGCCATCCTCATCATCGGCCCCTTTGAGGAACTACTGTACCGAAACGTCATCCAAAAGGCACTGTACGGCACGTTCTCGCGCTACGGCGCCGTCGTCGTCGGCAGCGTCATTTTCGCGGTCGTCCACACACAAGCGTACTGGACCGCCGGGCCGGGACAGGTCGTCGCGAGCCTTGGTACGATCTTCGGGCTCTCGATCGTCCTTGGAACGATCTACGAACGAACGGATAATCTACTCGTACCAGCACTCGTCCACGGCGTCTACAACGCACTGCTCTTTGCGAATCTCTACTTCCTGTATGGGTAG
- a CDS encoding NOB1 family endonuclease, with protein MYVLDSSAFIHDFHTTEQTATIPLVRDELEDESAYRYDAMEGSGMHIHIPNDDTTEKVRRAAKESGDLGVLSDTDIRLVAASFELDATLVTDDYAMQNVSEKLHVDVEVIARDGIEEQRQWRYQCQGCGREFDEEKDRCPICGSDLARKNPS; from the coding sequence ATGTACGTTCTCGACTCCTCGGCTTTTATCCACGACTTCCACACGACAGAACAGACTGCAACGATCCCACTCGTCCGCGACGAACTCGAGGACGAGAGTGCCTATCGCTACGATGCGATGGAGGGATCGGGGATGCACATCCACATTCCCAACGATGACACCACCGAGAAAGTTCGCCGCGCCGCGAAAGAGTCCGGCGACCTCGGCGTGCTCTCGGATACAGACATTCGTCTCGTCGCTGCCAGTTTCGAACTCGATGCAACGCTTGTCACCGACGACTACGCGATGCAAAACGTCTCTGAGAAACTACACGTCGACGTCGAAGTGATCGCCCGCGACGGCATCGAAGAACAGCGACAGTGGCGGTACCAGTGTCAAGGCTGTGGGCGCGAGTTCGACGAGGAAAAAGATCGGTGCCCGATCTGTGGTTCGGATCTGGCCCGCAAGAATCCCTCGTAG
- a CDS encoding PRC-barrel domain-containing protein, whose amino-acid sequence MSDILAENLSGKSVMGSDGTELGLLYNITMDLKSGELHDLIIEPDEEISPRTVDFDINDAGRFLVPVSRVQAVKDYIVVQR is encoded by the coding sequence ATGAGCGATATACTCGCTGAAAATCTCTCGGGGAAATCCGTCATGGGTTCGGACGGAACCGAGCTTGGATTGCTCTACAACATCACGATGGATCTCAAATCCGGCGAACTCCATGATCTCATCATCGAGCCGGACGAAGAAATCTCGCCCCGGACCGTCGATTTCGATATCAACGACGCCGGCCGGTTCCTCGTCCCAGTGAGCCGCGTTCAGGCGGTCAAAGACTACATTGTCGTCCAGCGCTAA
- the infB gene encoding translation initiation factor IF-2, which translates to MSDTDTDTDTESNSRDPTSLRTPIVAVLGHVDHGKTSLLDKIRGSAVIEGEAGAITQHIGATAVPLDIISTIAGDLVDPDDFDLPGLLFIDTPGHHSFTTLRSRGGALADIAILVVDVNDGFQPQTLEALDILKRSQTPFIVAANKIDTVPGWNVNEDMPINATYDAQSDRVSSRLDESLYEIIGNLSDEGFSADLYWRVQNFQRNVGVVPVSAMTGEGVPDLLAVMMGLSQRYMKEEMEIDVAGPGVGTVLEVKEEKGFGKTVDIVLYDGTIRADDTIVVGGQNDPIVTEVRALLQPRPLAEIRTESRFEKVDEVGAAAGIKVAAPDLGDAMAGAPVRVVRNRSLDEVVHEVRAELADIAVDTAEEGVVVKADTLGSLEAMADALDEAEVPIVRAEVGDIAPRDISVASTAEDPKQQAILGFNVDTLSDADRRAETDDVQLFTDQVIYQLIEEYEEHIEELEKAQQDTILDNIVRPARFRILPDHTFRQNDPAVVGVEVNSGTIQNNANVVKFDSNESERVGQVKGIQEQGEDVDEARAGNRVSVAIDGPTVGRQIEEDDELWIEIPEKHAKILEQELTSEIPADELEALNMYLDKQRSRDPFWGK; encoded by the coding sequence ATGTCGGATACGGACACTGATACTGATACGGAGTCGAATTCACGGGACCCTACATCCCTGCGAACGCCAATCGTCGCCGTCCTCGGACACGTCGATCACGGAAAAACGAGCCTGCTCGATAAAATCCGCGGCTCGGCAGTGATCGAAGGCGAAGCAGGCGCAATTACCCAACACATCGGAGCGACAGCCGTCCCGCTCGATATTATCTCTACCATTGCGGGCGATCTCGTCGATCCGGACGATTTCGACCTTCCCGGCCTTCTCTTTATCGACACGCCGGGGCACCACTCCTTTACGACGCTTCGCTCTCGAGGCGGCGCACTCGCTGATATCGCCATCCTCGTCGTCGACGTTAACGACGGCTTCCAGCCACAGACGCTCGAGGCGCTGGACATTCTCAAACGGTCTCAGACCCCATTCATCGTCGCGGCGAACAAGATCGACACTGTGCCGGGCTGGAACGTAAACGAGGATATGCCGATCAACGCGACCTACGACGCCCAGTCGGATCGCGTGAGTTCGCGCCTCGATGAGAGTCTCTACGAGATCATCGGGAATCTTTCGGATGAGGGCTTCTCCGCCGACCTCTACTGGCGCGTCCAGAACTTCCAGCGCAACGTCGGTGTCGTCCCCGTCTCGGCGATGACCGGCGAGGGTGTGCCCGACCTGCTCGCGGTCATGATGGGACTCTCCCAGCGCTACATGAAAGAGGAGATGGAAATCGACGTTGCCGGCCCCGGCGTCGGCACCGTCCTCGAGGTCAAAGAGGAGAAAGGATTCGGGAAGACGGTCGATATCGTCCTCTACGATGGGACGATCCGCGCGGACGATACCATCGTCGTCGGTGGCCAGAACGATCCAATCGTGACCGAAGTCCGTGCCCTGCTCCAGCCCCGCCCGCTCGCTGAAATCCGAACCGAGAGCCGGTTCGAGAAAGTCGACGAAGTCGGTGCCGCAGCCGGGATCAAGGTCGCCGCACCGGATCTCGGCGATGCGATGGCCGGCGCACCGGTTCGTGTCGTCCGCAACCGCAGCCTCGATGAGGTCGTCCACGAAGTCCGCGCGGAACTCGCTGATATCGCCGTCGACACCGCCGAAGAGGGTGTCGTCGTCAAAGCCGACACGCTCGGCAGTCTCGAGGCGATGGCCGACGCACTCGACGAAGCCGAGGTGCCAATCGTCCGGGCAGAAGTCGGTGATATTGCCCCGCGAGATATCTCCGTTGCGTCGACCGCTGAGGACCCGAAACAGCAGGCGATTCTTGGCTTCAACGTCGATACGCTGTCGGACGCTGATCGGCGAGCCGAAACCGACGACGTACAGCTGTTTACCGACCAAGTCATCTATCAGCTCATCGAAGAGTACGAAGAGCATATCGAGGAACTCGAGAAAGCCCAGCAGGATACGATCCTCGACAACATCGTTCGACCGGCACGATTCCGCATCCTGCCCGATCACACCTTCCGCCAGAACGACCCCGCAGTCGTCGGTGTCGAAGTGAACTCGGGAACCATCCAGAACAACGCGAACGTCGTGAAGTTCGACTCGAACGAGTCCGAGCGCGTTGGTCAAGTAAAGGGAATTCAGGAACAGGGCGAAGATGTCGACGAGGCTCGTGCAGGCAATCGTGTCTCGGTCGCAATCGACGGGCCAACCGTTGGCCGCCAGATCGAAGAAGACGACGAACTCTGGATCGAAATCCCCGAAAAACACGCAAAGATCTTAGAGCAGGAACTGACTAGTGAGATTCCAGCCGACGAACTCGAGGCGCTGAACATGTACCTCGACAAACAGCGCAGTCGCGACCCCTTCTGGGGCAAGTAG
- a CDS encoding PH domain-containing protein, whose product MVSRDDPPADGTDLDAGDSGGDLGTAPDEPDIAFQAGFGFYLGLVVTAGVMIAGILATVTTGALFGLVPSTLLIVTLIGHFIARRTRGLPERIGGSLLRRGASYLPVAALFAIPGGLALLPDAPLGLEATPRLGAVAAASGLVVAGAAYGLNRLSRTRYVDSRTDDEPILSWDWVQVGRYSSDTISMVTGLFLLISGVALATDGGLFGLFLAGYGGFLALSSQYESASWADPGERWNPPTIAVYDDGLVLKNRTLLEWDAILDIRLTDEALVIEREGFARDIHCDRAAMADPEAVLETIKRTRDGARRSPAASNMAETERTVPDQDADTTTQSGADSTVDTDTTRERTSEHA is encoded by the coding sequence GTGGTCTCTCGCGACGACCCGCCTGCCGATGGCACCGATCTCGACGCTGGTGACAGCGGCGGTGATCTCGGCACCGCTCCCGACGAACCCGATATCGCGTTTCAGGCCGGTTTCGGCTTCTATCTCGGGCTTGTCGTGACTGCGGGCGTCATGATCGCTGGCATCCTTGCCACCGTCACGACCGGAGCGCTGTTCGGACTGGTCCCCAGTACGCTGTTGATCGTCACGCTCATCGGCCATTTCATCGCACGCCGCACTCGAGGCCTCCCCGAGCGGATCGGTGGCAGCCTCCTGCGACGCGGGGCGTCGTACCTGCCGGTAGCGGCTCTGTTTGCCATTCCAGGTGGGCTTGCGCTCCTGCCGGATGCACCACTTGGTCTCGAGGCTACCCCCCGTCTCGGTGCCGTCGCGGCCGCGTCCGGTCTCGTGGTCGCTGGCGCTGCATACGGACTGAACCGGCTGAGTCGAACGCGCTACGTCGATTCTCGAACCGATGACGAACCGATTCTCAGTTGGGACTGGGTGCAAGTGGGCAGATACTCGAGTGACACCATCTCGATGGTTACCGGGCTGTTCTTGCTCATCTCTGGCGTGGCTCTCGCGACAGACGGGGGTCTGTTCGGTCTGTTCTTGGCGGGGTACGGCGGCTTTCTCGCACTCTCGAGCCAGTACGAGTCAGCGTCGTGGGCCGACCCGGGCGAGCGTTGGAACCCACCGACAATTGCAGTCTACGACGACGGACTCGTCCTCAAGAATCGAACACTCCTTGAGTGGGACGCAATTCTGGATATTCGCCTGACCGACGAGGCACTCGTTATTGAACGCGAGGGATTCGCCCGCGATATTCACTGTGACCGTGCTGCGATGGCTGATCCCGAGGCGGTGCTCGAGACTATCAAGCGGACTCGAGATGGGGCGCGCCGGTCACCAGCAGCGAGCAACATGGCTGAAACTGAGCGGACTGTGCCTGATCAGGATGCAGACACAACGACACAATCTGGCGCTGACTCCACAGTAGACACTGACACAACGCGCGAGCGAACGTCAGAACACGCCTGA
- the pyrG gene encoding glutamine hydrolyzing CTP synthase, which yields MPTESDTDYDPTLGNKFIFVTGGVMSGLGKGITAASTGRLLKNAGFDVTAVKIDPYLNVDAGTMNPYQHGEVYVLKDGGEVDLDLGNYERFLDVDMTSDHNITTGKTYQHVIEKERAGDYLGKTVQIIPHITNDIKRRIREAAEGTDVCIVEVGGTVGDIEGMPYLEALRQFAHEEDDEDILFTHVTLVPYSKNGEQKTKPTQHSVKEVRSIGLQPDVIVGRCEDKLDPETKEKIALFCDIPTDAVFSNPDVEDVYHVPLMVEEEGLDQYVLERFGMAEDALPEGERTNGWREIVTTEKDGEIDIALVGKYDLEDAYMSIHESLKHAGFEVGIDVNVHWVAADEMADGHDGQLEGMDGIIVPGGFGMRGTEGKIEAVRYARENDVPFLGLCLGFQMAVVEYARNVLGYEEAHSAEMEADTPHPVIDILPEQYEVENMGGTMRLGEHTTVIEPETLAYDLYNDTSCTERHRHRYEVNPEYFEDFEDEPLVFSGTAGNRMEILELEDHPYFLGTQYHPEYTSRPGQPSPPFLGLVEAVLSADVPVADADD from the coding sequence ATGCCGACGGAATCGGACACTGATTATGACCCCACACTGGGGAACAAGTTTATCTTCGTCACCGGTGGCGTAATGTCGGGATTGGGCAAGGGGATTACGGCCGCAAGCACCGGCCGATTGCTCAAAAACGCCGGCTTCGATGTCACCGCGGTGAAGATCGACCCGTACCTGAACGTCGACGCCGGGACGATGAACCCGTACCAACACGGCGAGGTCTACGTCCTCAAAGACGGCGGTGAGGTTGACCTCGACCTCGGGAACTACGAGCGGTTCCTCGACGTCGATATGACCTCGGACCACAACATCACCACGGGGAAAACGTACCAACACGTCATCGAGAAAGAGCGCGCGGGCGACTACCTCGGAAAGACCGTCCAGATCATCCCCCACATCACCAACGACATCAAGCGTCGCATTCGCGAAGCCGCGGAGGGCACCGACGTCTGTATCGTCGAGGTCGGCGGAACCGTCGGTGACATCGAAGGGATGCCTTACCTCGAGGCGCTGCGTCAGTTCGCCCACGAGGAAGACGACGAGGATATCCTCTTTACGCACGTGACGCTCGTCCCGTACTCGAAAAACGGCGAGCAGAAAACGAAACCGACCCAACACAGCGTCAAGGAGGTCCGCTCCATTGGCCTCCAGCCCGACGTGATCGTCGGCCGCTGTGAGGACAAACTCGATCCCGAGACGAAAGAGAAGATCGCGCTGTTCTGTGACATTCCAACGGACGCCGTGTTCTCGAACCCGGACGTCGAGGACGTCTATCACGTCCCGCTGATGGTCGAAGAGGAAGGGCTCGACCAGTACGTCCTCGAGCGATTTGGCATGGCCGAGGATGCCCTGCCGGAAGGTGAGCGCACGAACGGCTGGCGTGAGATCGTCACCACCGAAAAAGACGGCGAAATCGACATCGCCCTCGTCGGAAAGTACGACTTAGAGGACGCGTACATGTCGATCCACGAATCACTGAAACACGCCGGCTTCGAAGTTGGGATCGACGTGAACGTCCATTGGGTCGCCGCCGACGAGATGGCCGACGGTCACGACGGCCAACTCGAGGGGATGGACGGAATTATCGTCCCCGGTGGCTTTGGCATGCGCGGCACGGAAGGCAAAATCGAAGCGGTTCGATACGCCCGCGAGAACGACGTGCCCTTCTTGGGACTCTGTCTTGGCTTCCAGATGGCCGTCGTCGAGTACGCCCGCAACGTGTTGGGCTACGAGGAGGCCCACTCCGCAGAGATGGAAGCAGACACGCCCCATCCGGTCATCGACATCCTGCCCGAGCAGTACGAAGTCGAGAACATGGGCGGCACGATGCGCCTCGGCGAGCACACGACCGTGATCGAGCCGGAGACGCTGGCGTACGACCTCTATAATGATACCTCGTGTACCGAGCGCCACCGCCACCGCTACGAGGTCAACCCCGAGTACTTCGAGGACTTCGAAGACGAGCCACTGGTCTTCTCAGGCACCGCTGGGAATCGGATGGAGATTCTCGAACTCGAGGATCATCCGTACTTCCTCGGCACGCAGTACCACCCCGAGTACACGTCCCGACCCGGCCAGCCGAGCCCGCCGTTCCTAGGCCTCGTCGAAGCAGTGCTTTCGGCGGACGTGCCTGTCGCCGACGCCGACGACTGA
- a CDS encoding DUF726 domain-containing protein, with product MAHNETAVQTSARRRTVLRGLGAGILAATGAGTASSVAAQSNDITVHDIRESPDATLPVVDELLVFAHGWMGSSAGPDQAATLADVLAAAGYEADETVAFVYDASTPDPDAVLEDAADAGAALADLVQTAVDEGVESIRLVGHSLGGRVVLETLATLEEGYVVDTVAPLGIAADGSMVTAGGHWYDGIANRAGEVRNYHSENDDVIQPDFGNGDDTALGAEGAPDAAATPETYTDVDVTDAVEDHGAYMSSSALGQDLATAMTDDEGPPPIGDSASAPTDPNGDGLYTDITGDGETTHDDVETLLANLEDDAVETNTEYFDFADNGTVGFSDVLALMRGI from the coding sequence ATGGCACACAATGAGACGGCGGTACAGACATCCGCTCGGCGCCGAACGGTCCTCCGTGGCCTCGGTGCAGGCATCCTCGCCGCCACCGGTGCCGGAACGGCCAGTTCGGTCGCTGCACAGTCCAACGACATCACTGTCCATGACATCCGCGAGTCGCCGGACGCAACGCTTCCCGTCGTCGACGAACTCCTCGTCTTCGCACACGGGTGGATGGGTAGCAGCGCCGGCCCCGATCAGGCCGCAACACTCGCTGACGTCCTCGCTGCTGCTGGCTACGAGGCCGACGAAACCGTCGCCTTCGTGTACGACGCGAGCACCCCCGACCCCGACGCGGTACTAGAGGACGCAGCGGATGCCGGCGCTGCACTCGCCGACCTCGTCCAGACCGCCGTCGATGAGGGCGTCGAGTCGATTCGGCTCGTCGGTCACTCGCTTGGCGGCCGCGTCGTCCTCGAGACGCTCGCGACCCTCGAGGAGGGCTACGTCGTCGATACCGTCGCGCCGCTTGGCATCGCCGCGGACGGCTCGATGGTGACTGCGGGCGGCCACTGGTACGACGGCATCGCGAATCGGGCCGGCGAGGTCCGGAACTACCACTCCGAGAACGACGATGTCATCCAGCCGGACTTTGGCAACGGGGACGATACCGCACTCGGAGCCGAAGGCGCGCCGGACGCGGCGGCGACGCCGGAGACGTACACGGACGTCGACGTTACCGACGCCGTCGAGGACCACGGCGCATACATGAGCAGTTCGGCGTTGGGCCAGGATCTCGCCACGGCGATGACCGACGACGAGGGGCCGCCACCGATTGGGGATAGCGCGTCCGCACCGACGGATCCGAACGGCGACGGGCTGTACACCGATATCACCGGCGACGGCGAGACCACCCACGACGATGTCGAGACACTGCTTGCGAATCTCGAGGATGACGCCGTCGAGACCAACACCGAGTACTTCGATTTCGCCGACAACGGCACCGTCGGTTTCAGCGACGTACTCGCCCTAATGAGGGGGATCTAA